Within the Sarcophilus harrisii chromosome 2, mSarHar1.11, whole genome shotgun sequence genome, the region ttatgtatatttttgaaGGCAAATAATATAGAATAGAGATTTATAGTTTAGCATATAATTTCCTTTGATTACTTTGTATGAATTATAAATATGGTAATGctcattttttggttttcaattttttttaattttataaatgcaaattaattgaACTTTGAGATTTTAGTTCGTACCTATCAAATTGGAAAATCTGATAAAGCAATAGTTAATATCTAAAAGATTGTGGAAACTCAGACATACTACAAACACTGTTGGAAAAGTTGTAAGTTGAGCTtaccattttggaaaaaaatttggaatcacATGATTAAAGTTAATAAACTgatcataccctttgatttatctttatttcatCGAGGTCAGTAGTAGAAAGATCCcatatttattcaaatattcacagaaatattttttatagtagtaaaaaactgaaaacaaagtggGTGCCcctcaattgaagaatgactaaagaaattatatgtaataaagaaaatataatatacatatgaagaaataagagaaaaataaggcgTACAAACTTATACATAGCAAATTAATCAGAACCAATTGaacaatataaataacaatatagaaatgaaaataagaattgaagACATAAATAAGATTTAACAAAATGACCTGTCTAGATTGTAGAGAATTGATAATACAATCTCCTTTAGGGAATGATGTATTAGATCATGAGTATagattattgaatattttgtcaaTTAAATTTgctgtattgttttgttttatttaactgtttCTTTATTATCAGAGAGGGATTAGTGGGTAGAATAGGTTTTTGGGAAGTGATAGTGGTGTGAATACCAAAAAACAATGTTAGATAttcagaatataatattcctCATATCTAATAGTTTTATTAATAATGCAAGTGAGATTATTCTGAAAGAATTATTCTGCATGATTTTTTACAGTCTACATGAATTCACTTCATTTTCTAAGTGTCTGGAAATAATCTATTTAATAATGTGTTCTAGAATTGTTCTGTGAAAAACTGTCAGACTACAACTTTAAGAATCCTTCTTACCTCCATTTAGAATAGCAGAATAACCTCCTATCTcaaatttttaccttttcattctgCATGATTTCTCCAAAGATGATATATAGGGTTTCTTAGTTACTCtgaaagttttgggttttttttttttttttttttttttgtattttgactTATCATTTGTTTGGATTTATAgatgtattttatttaagttgGTTTTGTGTTctattatcttttatctttagtTTCAACTTAATGACTTTTGAAAGGCaatattcaaatgaaaataatgctGGACCAAGAGTCAGAAGCCATAGGTTCTAGTACTTGTTCAAGCAAAGTCATTTGCTCTTCTTAAGCCTcagttttattattaaaatgaatgtcaTCTGCCCTGTATTTCTCAGACTGTTTCTGTTAATGATGGATGAATGTGAAAGCTTTTTTATAAACTGCGCATTGCTATGTCTATGTAAGGCATCATTTCAGAAGATCCATCATTTCATAACCAATTTCTTAATGATGAACCTCTTCAAATTTAGCTATGATAGGAGAACAGACACATTAAAGGCTATCTTCataactgaattaatttttttttagcttggtAGGACCTACCATAATTTTTATCCTAGTGACTGGTATGTTCTTAAAGAACCCACGGTTATCTATCCACTCTGGCTCAATAAGGTATTTGGAGTAGGACTTCCCAGGACAAAGATTGTTTTCCTTGGTGTTTTATTTTCCCAacacagaaaagagaataaatttgcatttttaaaaaatttctttcagaTTGGAAGACAAGGCCTGAAATAGAGGAGTCAAATACAAAGCAGATCATTTCTCCAGAATTATCCCaggaaaaatgtaaaagagaCTTCAAGTTGGGAAAAACTTGGGAATATGAGGTCATGTCAGAGAAGCAACAGGGTAACCAGGAGAGACCTTCCAGGCATATGGTAACAAGTCACATGCAAACGAACAAGGTGACTAACCATGAAAGTAATAAATTTGTGAGAAAATTCAAACTCGGATCAGTATTTGCTTTACAACAAAGAATTCCtatagaaaaaaatctccagaaattTGATAAGCATGGGAAAAGTTTcaaacagaattcaaatctgattaaATGTAATAGGATCTcctcaggaaagaaaatttataattacAATGAATGTGGAAACTCATTCAGGTACCACTTAGACTTTATTCAATATCATACTGGAAAAAAATCCTATAAATGCAATGAATGTTCAAAAGCTTTCAATAAGGAGTCGTCCTTCAGCAGGCACTGGAGAATTCACATTGGAGAGAAAACctacaaatgtaatgaatgtgggaaaaattTCAATGAGAGGTCATGCTTAAATAAACACCAGAGAATCCATAcaggagagaaaccctataaatgtaatgaatgtgggaaagccttcactGGCAGATCATCCCTTAGTAGACATCAAAGAATTCACACTGGGGaaaaaccctatgaatgtaatgagtgtgggaaagccttcattCAGAGTATACACCTTACtcgacatcagagaattcatactggagagaaaccctataaatgtagtAAGTGTGGGAAACCATTTAGATGGAATACACAACTTATTCTCCATCAAAggatccatactggagagaaaccctatgaatgtaatgaatgtgggaaagccttcagccgCAGCACGCACCTTAACCAACATCAGCTCATTCATACTGGAAAGAAACCCTATGAATGTGTTGTATGTGGGAAAGCTTTCAATGACAGGTCATCTGTTACAAAACATCAGCGAATTCATACAGGAGAAAAACCCTATGCATGCAGTATATGTGGAAAAGCCTTTCCTCATAGGTCGTCCCTTACTGAGCATCACAGAGTTCATACTAGAGAGAAACCCTATGCATGTGATgcatgtggaaaagctttcagcCGTAACACGTACCTAACTCaacaccagagaattcatacaGGAGAAAAACCCTTtcagtgtaatgaatgtgggaaagcctttggCCGGAGCACAAACCTTGCTCAGcataagagaattcatactggattaaaaccctatgaatgtaatgCATGTGGGAAGGCCTTCATTGATAGGTCATCTCTTTCTAAACATCAGAGAGTCCATACTGgggagaagccttatgaatgtaatgaatgtgggaaagcttttagCCACATATCCTCCCTTACTAAACACCAGAGAATCCATAATGGAGAGAAATTTTAGTTCATGGGGAAAAATTCCTTATAAGTTTAACTTATATTCAACATTAGAGAATTCATCTTAGAGAACATTGAGGTAATGTGGTGCAGTGAAAGGAGTTGGATTTAGTATCAGAGGATCTAGCTCAAATACCAGCTCTTTTAACTTACCacttgtgactttgggcaaagtcatttaacctttctagatcacaatttcctcatctctaaaataaggaagttgagcaaaagaattctttaagattatttcCAGTTCCAAAACGATCTTTCAAACAAAATTCATCCTTTACCCATTATAGAAATCATGTTGGTGAGCAGTAATATGAACACAAAAAATGTAGGAAAATTTTCATGCAAGGTATAGCATTTATTCAACATCACAATTGATAGTAAAGAGTAACCATATGAATATGACATGTAAGAAAGTTTCAGATATACTTCAGCTCACCTAAAACATCAAACATtttaatggatctgtgatctcattaatgtaattactctctccaaagtgagcaacttttttttttttccttaaatctttAAGCATTCTGGAAGTCTTTGATTCTTGTGACTCCTGTGCATGCCTACAGATGAAGCATGTGGCCTGTCAATCAGTTATCACTTACTTTCACCACATGAACATTCTAACTCATTTTCTAATCAGACAGCACTTTAGTGACATCCTCTGTGCCACTTCTCTGTGTATTTATTGATTGGGAAGTGTTGTTACAGCTCACTTATTCCCAACACTTGAATTCTTCGGAAACTATAGTATTTCATGATTCATAGCTGTTTAGCATCTCTGAAAAatattgttgtttaaaaaaaaaaatatggaccTTTGTTTCAGGAAGAAATTTGGAGTCATTTTCCAAATTCAATCCAGTCTTGAGATTGCTGCCCTCCTAACCTAAATCTTTGTTAATGTACAGTCTTTCTAAGATAAATGTACTGATAAACCAATTTTATAGGTTGTCCATCTAACTGCGTATCATCTGGACAATAGgcattattaagcatttttttcttttgttatgatAGGCAAACTAATATTAATTGAAGTTCATATTGGAGAGTAATCATAAGAATGTGTCATGTAATTAGTTTTAATTCAGGTCAGTTCTACatggaaaatcagaaaatatattttgaatctatAATGGATCTATAATCTTATTGGTAAGAGTATTTCCATCAGTAAAATAGATCACAGATCATCCATGTCCTCTCATTCTGAAAAAATCTTGTCCATATCTTCCATAAGTTTTCTACAAGAGCTCCAGAGTTTTATACAATCTACACAATGTTAACCACAAATGGGAACATCTGGAGGACCTTATTGTATTTATAATAAAccttccatttggatttttttttaccaaacaGCCTCCATAATGGTGACAAATAACTTGGGCAATTACATATCTCTGCACACACACCACCCATCACCCTTCTCAATTCAGTACAAAAACTAATAACACTACAacacaaagaggagaaaagtcatAACATGGTAAGTTTTATGCCTCATTTAACATTAATCTTGAGAGGTCAATTGTTTGAAGTTTATCTCACATTTTTCAAGggatcttattttatttcaaatacgTATAGAAGTAATTTTAAGAACAACAAATTTAAAGAAGTTTTCTTTTAACACCAGTTCCCTAGGTGTTGACTTATCCCACATGTTGCCTTTTAACAGAGGACTTAAACTATagcattcttttctgttttattagccatttaatatagttaattatgcaGTGGCACTAAAATAATGAAACTgacattttatagaaatatacTAGAACTAGTGAATCCAAttgagaaaattcattttaaggaCACATCTGCTCTTTGCTACCTCACCTTTTACATAACTTTAATTttggtaataagaaaagaaatttttttctttacatttaccCTGAATTAGTCATAATCTTAGAATCTCGGCAgattaaattgtattttctttaaatttctatgtattttctaTTCTCTGCTAAGCTCTTATTAAATAATGTAGGAAACTATTGCCTGAGTTTTATTCCTGACAcctaattaatctttttttcccctctccttctgaGCTCCTTGCTAACACAGGGACTGTTGCAGATGGCaggagacatttaataaatgcttattgaagtgAATAAGTAACTACAAGTTATATTGAGGAGGGAGAAAGCATCAACATGACAGtttcataaaatataaactaaCAAAATTAGAGTAAATGTCCAGAAAGCTTATGTAGTCAGAACtatttgttttataattctattccattgttgtatttttctatttcttaaatctaatatcagatagttttgatgattaatgTTTTTGAAGTGCAATATGGTAATATATGCTTCATTAACCTTTTTTATAATTCCGTAATTTTCATAACTCTTTTGtgcttttgttattttatctctttctaaAAAGTGACTAATTTATATTTAGTATTAGCATCATTCAGTGTGTTAGTGAGGGAATACCTTCTTCAACTGAAGATTTGTGGCAACCATTTGTAACTTGCAGGTCTAGCAACTTGCAACTTATCTGGGATTGAAGGAAAGCAAATGAATTTCTCATGATCACAGGGCTGGTGGGCTTTGAttctagttcttcctgactccaaagtgcAACACTCTATCCTTTCTTGATATTGTATTACAGCTAtgtattaatatgaaaaataatgacttttttgtTGTATTACATCGTTCTAACCATTTCAGAGGCCATCTCtccagttattttctttatttctgtcatacaatttgaaaactctctttatagAGGTCTTGCATCTTAGTAGTTTAATGCTCAAtagttgatatttttattattgtaaaaagtatttttctttctataatttttctttctttttcttagtgatatataaaaatgcagatAATTTTTGTTGGTTTATCATATCCCCTTCTTAACAAAGACAAGTATTTCTTAATACTTTCTGAGACTAATTAATTAGTCCTGATTCTGATTAGCTTTTAAGATTACATTGAGATCCAGTACATTTCAATCTTttggattttctaaatatataactatattatttggaaataaagattGCTTATTcattacaaaattctttttttcatttgtttttatgcCTTATTGCTATAGCTTAAGCATTCTGAAACAATGATGAATGTTAATATTGAAAGTGAACAAATCTGTTTGAGTAGGAATGTTTATAATGTTTTTCTATTGCAGATGAtgtggttttaaataaatactatataaaattatattttgatactCCAGTGGATCCATGATCTCatgattcaataagcatttttatttatttatttatttttttatttaatagctttttatttacaggatatatgcatgggtaactttacagcattaacaattgccaaacctcttgttccaatttttcacctcttaccccctcaccccctcccctagatggcaggatgaccagtagatgttaaatatattaaaatataaattagatacacaataagtatacatgaccaaaacgttattttgctgtataaaaagaatcagactctgaaattcaataagcatttttaaagcatctatGATGTGCCAAGCGTTGGGAAGACACAAagtttacataaaataaaaggatttcatGGACTTTCCATTCCAAtaaagaattctctctctctctctctctctctctctctctctctctctctctctctcacacacacacacacacacacacacacattttactaTAGAGGATGCTCATAAGGAAAAGTAATCACTAAGGGTTAAATGATATCAAGCGATCCAATTGAAATTAACTTAAATTAGtagtggataaaataaaatttgaagcagttaaatggcacagtggagtcaggaagactcatcttcctcacctcaaatgtggtctcagacactagttgtgtgatcctagacaagtcacttaatcccattttccTTAGTTtcattctctataaaatgagctagagaagaaaaaggcaaaacattgcaatacctttgccaagaaaataccaaatagagtcatgaagaactggacccaaatgaaaaatgattgaaacacaagaacaaaaataaaatccatttcgTGACTTTTCCCCTTGATAGTCAACAGTCAAGAAATTGTGCACTAGAGCTTACTAACTAGGCATCTCAGATAAGAAAAGGTAGAACATTATAAAGGTAAGAGATTATCAACAAGTCAAGGCTGGGTAATGAAGTAAGAAAGAGAAACCAGAGTGGGTGAAATGGGCTATGCAAATAAGAATGGGTAAAGGGCCAGAGGTCAAAAAGAACAGATTAGATGTAGTAAGTAAGATAGAAGAGATAAAAGTATAGATGGCTTGAAAGTAAAATTTCAAAGGTCTCTTCTCTCTTAGATTATAACAATAGTGTCTTAATTAGTCTCCAGCCtctaatataatatttacataagaGAAATAACACACTCCTATACTATATGTTGAGCAAGCAATTATACAAACATTAGAGGCAACCATCAATCTGAAACTTTTTGGATAGAATAATtagtttattataaataaaatcatagctttgattgatttattttattttttattttcaaaacattcaaaaataattttcaacattcacctttgcaaattcttgcaaattgttctccctctcttcccctcgcTGTTCCCCAGCCAGCAAAGGGGGGAAAtatcatgttgtgatccacattcagtccccaaacTCCTTTCTGTATGtcgatggctctctctatcacaagtctactggaattggcttgaatcatctcattgatgaaaagagccatgtcccttaaagttgatcatcatataatcttgttgctgtgcacaatgttcttttGTTTCCACTTACCCTTGTAAGTAAGATATATTGTAttgtaagatatattttaaaggaaattttaagaaatagtgatttatgaattattaaaaattcaaGTAAAGTACTCAGAATTTTTAAGCAATGTGGGACATAttagaaattcaagaaataaataCAGGACATTAAAAGGAATTAACTGCTTGGAACATAGAGAGTATACAACTAACATCAAAATGAGAGATTTTGTGccaatatgatatgatatattttaaaacttatctatcttttatctatttttaatattaaaattattttaattattattaacacatttatataatatactactaatcatatataattatatgttacataattagcacaatattaataattattaatatttttgtttaatgtaATATTCAATATGTTTCATAATCAACATATTAGTCCTGGCATACAAATTGTAAATAAACAATATCTTTTTTAACTGCTGGGTGTGCTATTAAAATAGTTTGGAAAATACTAGAATTTATGAGATTTGCCCAAGGAAACACAGCATAAATCAGGACCTGGCCTGCTGTAGGTCAAGTTACCTTGCAATAGTTGTTACCCTGAACTGAAGTCTGCCTCCTGGCAGATTATAACCATTACTTCTTGTCAAAATTTAAAAGTGGATTTCCAAAATCAAATTTATCATTTCTGACATATAAAAAATAGTGATTGAAATGTCTTGTGGCACAAAGGAGAAaaagctggatttggaatctggaAGGTTAAAATTCAAACTCTGCCTTAGAAACTATTTTgaaagtattatttatttatgtttaacattttttcctttctaaattttgagtttcaaattttctcccttcctctcataCCCCTCTCCCCCTtactcactgagaaggcaaacaatatgacaTACATAAATCATGCAGAACATATTGCAATATTGCATATTATCCATGTTGTTTTCTcccctgccctcaaaaaaaaaagaaagtgaggaaaattatacatcaatttgcactcagaattcatcagttttttctAGAGGTGGATGAAAAATCATCATGAGTccattggaactgtcttggatcattgtagccaagtctttcacaactgatcatcatcaAGACATTGCTGTACTGAGCACAatgatctcagagttgtctcactTCACTTCCCATAAGTTCATATAGGCCTTGCCATATATCTCTGAAACCACCCCAatccttcatttcttatagcacagtagtatgccatcacagtcatataccataacttgttcaaccattccccaattgataagcatccctccaatttccaattttctatgtatttaagAAAGGCCTTTATGAGAGAAACTTGCCATAAATTTTTActtccccttattatttcttttaatgaagtctatttttgtttttgatttgtctgagattatgattgctatccctcccttttttatttcagctaaagcatattagattctgcttcaatcctttattttaactctgtgtgtgccTTTCTATAtcaagtgtgtctcttgtaaacaacatattgtaggatctggtttctaattcattctgctgcCTGCTTTCATTTATGAATGAGCTCATTCTATTCAccttcacagttatgattactgtgtattttcttccatcccattttcttctgttttttttttctctccctattctgtccctcctcaaacgtttatttttcttctaatcatGACATACTTTAATGTGTTCCCTTTTTatcatccctttccccttctcttatctcattcctctccttttccttaatgaataagatagatttctgtacccaaccaagtgtgtatatatatatatgttcttctttctttgaaccaattccaatgagCTTGAGTTTCAGTCATTGCTTGCTACTTCATTCCTGCCCAcccttttctgcttctcctttTCACCTTCTCCTAGTGCATCCCTCTTcttcactcattcattttttcttttggagatgATTCCAAGATAACCGACTCCCACCCTTTATGTAAAttccttttaactgccctaataataataTAACTCTCAGAAGTTATATGAATTATCTTCCTATacagaaatgtaaacagtttaaatttaaactttattatttctctttcctgtttacctttttatgattctcttgtgTTTTGTATTGAAAAATCAAACTTTCTATTCAACTTTGATCTTTTGATCAAGAATACTAggaagttctttatttcattgaatattcatttttccctgaagaattatactcagttttgctaggtaagttattctagtttttaattctagctcctttgctttatgaaatatcatatttcaagtcctccattcctttaaaatggaagccactaaatcttgtgtgattctattgtttccttctggtttcatgcaatatttgtttttctattttattctctggtaaTTCTataatatcagagcagttttccttgataatttattgaaaaagaatatctaagatttttaaaatcattttccaatgagatatttcgcatgttttcctatttttcattttattttattgtttcttgatgtctaatAAAGTCACTACTTCCATTTGCCTGATCctaatttttaagcaattatgTTCTTCATTGAGCTTTTTATCTCTTGTTCCATTTGACCAagtgtgcatttttttttcttttaagttttgttGATACAGTACTGTTACTCCAATATGCTGTTCCCTCCCCAGTGGGAGGGATTTTtcacttggtttttcttttttgtgaatttttaaattttatgcttaaatacaaaattagaaaaagaaattaaaaacattattatgtacaaagcatactagaagaaagaattcagtataaaacaacaaatttccaCTTTAAGAAAGCCTATATTGTTGTgctacagttcccttttattgtcctgattcagtttccctaattgtcctgcctcagtttccttaaattgttctgcctcagtttccctgaattgttttgcCTTAATCCCCCTGGTTTACAACCCTCCCTCCTGATCATTAGGACTAATGTAATTTAGTCCTAGTTattctaaagttataaattgtgAATGtataaactcaagataagggggagttcagacttcctagCTCCTAACTCCTCCTAAGTCATAAAGAATTTATGGTTctaccccccaacctgtcagaactggattgatggtccctgcctggagattcctgctcaccagagtttggacttcaACCCCTTCTATCTTTTTTAGCTACCTGAGTTTAGAGCTATATAtgtatgtcattgagaactcacattcgaAGCTGGATGCTTTGCatatcagccctgggggcaacataGCCCCCTCAGCCCCCatacaatctctccctctcagaaatccaaataaaatattaaaaactctctaatctctatcttacctcagtttctcccgcattacaatataataaatactacacattgttttcaaagctgcccagtttttcttttacttccttgttggtttcttttgttttctgttcctTCCTCACCCTGCACTTCAAAGAAGGCTTCAGTTAAgtgtggatatatatacatatacatagatatttacactcatacacatatacataagacTATACTATGTTTAATTCCTCCTATCATCTGTTTCTTTGAAGGTAGATAGCATTGTCTTTCATATGTCccagtctttccatgtttttctttttttaaaaaaattttatttaatgtttgttttagttttcccaattacatgtaaaaatttttttaactttttttttttcaaattttgagttccaaattttcttcttttttccattgacagaggcaagtaatttgacataggttatacatatgtacacatgcaaaaacatttccatgtaagtcattctgtaaaagaaaacaaagacaaaaaaccccAGTACATTTAACTCACTTGACACTTATGCCCAAGTCTgtaatgttctccctcttcatgtCCACCTtgtgacttccctggcttcctttaagtcccagctaaatcTCATCTACTACAGGAAGTTTTTCCCAAAATGTCttgattctagtgccttccctccattaattatttcctttttatcatgTGCCttgcttgtttgtatatatttgcttgttgtctcctccattagattttaagctccttgagggcatggactattttttgcttctttttgtatactCAGGACTTAGTGTAAGACCTGGTACATAGTGGGAACCTAGTAAATCCATAGGTATTGACTGACTCTATCAtgaggtcaagaaaaataaagttaaaaaaaatgtatttttaatctgcatttaggctctaccaattctttctcttttgcatgtttttctaagtcaaccaGCTCAtaatttcctataccacagcatTATTCATTTCTAGATTCAAATAGTATCTTCCTTCCATGCATCTTTGAGGTTAATCTGGGCCACTTAAAATCAGAATGACTTggttgctcaaagttgttcttaaaacaatactgtTGTTACCTCTATACAGGTATATACCtctattctcttagttctgttcatttttctcttcattgttgcATGGAGGTCTTTCCATACTTTTCTAAAAATCACTAAATTCATCATTGCTTATAACAAAGTTACATTCCATGATGaacatatatcataatttgtttagccattacccaatttacaggcatccctgcaatttccacttctttgccattacaaagagatctgct harbors:
- the LOC105751148 gene encoding zinc finger protein OZF gives rise to the protein MPLNKKSLTFKDVAVDFTQEEWGQLDPAQRNLYREVMLENYRNLIFLGYPFSKPDVISHLEQGEEPWILEKENSRCTYTDWKTRPEIEESNTKQIISPELSQEKCKRDFKLGKTWEYEVMSEKQQGNQERPSRHMVTSHMQTNKVTNHESNKFVRKFKLGSVFALQQRIPIEKNLQKFDKHGKSFKQNSNLIKCNRISSGKKIYNYNECGNSFRYHLDFIQYHTGKKSYKCNECSKAFNKESSFSRHWRIHIGEKTYKCNECGKNFNERSCLNKHQRIHTGEKPYKCNECGKAFTGRSSLSRHQRIHTGEKPYECNECGKAFIQSIHLTRHQRIHTGEKPYKCSKCGKPFRWNTQLILHQRIHTGEKPYECNECGKAFSRSTHLNQHQLIHTGKKPYECVVCGKAFNDRSSVTKHQRIHTGEKPYACSICGKAFPHRSSLTEHHRVHTREKPYACDACGKAFSRNTYLTQHQRIHTGEKPFQCNECGKAFGRSTNLAQHKRIHTGLKPYECNACGKAFIDRSSLSKHQRVHTGEKPYECNECGKAFSHISSLTKHQRIHNGEKF